Below is a genomic region from Helicobacter pylori.
ACCAGAGAATTTTTTAAAAGCGAGTATTCTAACACGCATTTAGAAAGCTATGAAGATGTAGAAAGATTCATTCTAGCGAGCAACCATAAATGCTGCGTGTTGGTGATGACTTTTTCTGCCTTTAATAAAGAGAAAAACACTATCAATCAATCATGCTTAGAGAACACGAATCTGTTCAATGGCGCAAAAAGTTACATGCAAGCTTTAGCGAGTATGCGCCCGGTAGTGATCATGGACGAACCGCACCGATTTTTAGGCGATAAAACAAAAAAATATTTGGAACAATTAAACGCTTTAATCACGCTCAGGTTTGGAGCGACTTTTAAAGACGATTATAATAATTTGATTTACGCGCTAGACAGCAAAAAAGCGTTTGATTGCGCCCTAGTGAAAAGCATTAGCGTGGCGTCTGTGGGGGAGAGTCAAGAGTATTTTTTAGAGCTTAAAGAGGTTAGCAAAAAACAAAATGAATATGAGGCTACGATTAGCTACACGAATTTAGAAAATAAAACTAAAAGCGTCAAAGTCAAAAAGCACGATAATTTAGGTGCACTAACTCAAATTGGCGCTTTAGAAGATTATATTGTAGAAAATATCACTAAAACTGAGGTTCGTTTTCTCAATGGCTTTAATTTGTTACTGGATCAAAAAGAGCCTTTTTCTCATCTTTTAGAGGGCGAGCAAGAAATGATGCTGAAAGAAGCGATAAAAAGCCATTTTGAAAGAGAAGAAGGGCTTTTTAAAAAGGGGATTAAAGCCTTGTTCATGGTGTTTATTAGCGGGGTGAATAGCTATTTAAGCGAGAATGAAAAGCCGGCCAAATTAGCCCTTTTATTTGAAAAACTCTACCAGCAAAAGCTTGAAGAAGTCTTAAAAAAAGAAAATTTAGACGACAATTACAGAGCGTATTTAGAGCGCACCAAAGACGCTATTTACAAAGTGCATGGAGGGTATTTTGCTAAAAGCAAGAAAGAGAGCGATGAAGCCCAAGTGATCGCGCTCATTTTAAAAGAAAAAGAAAAATTGCTGAGTTTTGAATCCGATCTCAGGTTTATTTTTTCGCAATGGGCGTTGCAAGAGGGGTGGGATAACCCTAATGTGATGACGATTTGCAAATTAGCCCCTAGCCATTCCAATATCACTAAATTGCAACAAATCGGTAGGGGGTTAAGGCTCGCTGTGAATGATAAGGGCGAACGCATCACTAAAGAGCATGCCGATTTTGATTTTGTCAATGAATTGGTGGTGATCGTGCCGCAAGTTGAGGGGGATTTTGTGGGAGCGATCCAGCAAGAGATAAGCGAACATAGCTTGATTAAACAAGTATTTAGCGGTGAAGAGTTAGAAAAAAGCGGCATTGTTAAAAAAGGGTATTACGGGGCTTTATTGGAAACATTAGAGGGTTTTGGTTTTGGAGAAAAAACAGATGATGAAAACTTTAAACTCACTCTCAATCAAAACGAATTTTTAGAAAAAGAGCCAGAACTGGAAAAATTAAAAGATGAAAAATACCTGGATCTTGAAAAATTAAAAGATTTTTTAAAAAATCGTTTAGTGGGCCATTTTAGAGTGAGGAGCAAAAACGAGCGAAAGAGTGAAAAAATCAAAATCAATAAAGAAAATTTTAAGAAATTTGAAACCTTATGGGAGGGTTTGAATCATCAAGCCCGGATCGCTTATGCCATTGATAGCGAGAGCTTGATTGATGAGATTGTCAAAAAAATCGATTCTTCTTTTAATGTCAAGTCAAAAATCGTTTCGGTTACGACTCATAAAAAAGTAGAAACTATGGGAAATAACGCTAAAACAGAGATTTTTGAGCAAAAAAGCGCATGCGTGTGGAGTCTGCATGAATTTATCAGCGCCTTGTCCAATAAGGTGAAATTGAGTTTTAAAAGCGTGGCTAAAGTGTTAGAAAAAATTGATGAAAACAAGTTTGAGCTCATCAAAAAAAACGAACAAGAGAGCTTAAAGCGATTAGAAGAGCTGTTTTTGGAAATTATTTATCAAAATATTAAAGATAAAATTTCCTATCAAATGCGCGAAACGACGATTAAAAACAGAAAAAACGATGCGTTTTATGATGAAAAAGGAGAAATCAGAGAGTTTTTAGACGGGGGATTGGTGGGGGATAAATACGAGATTAAAAATTCAAGCGCTCAAGAAAAATGCCTGTATGAAAATTTCATGCAAGTGGAAAGCGAGATTGAAAAAGACACGATTGAAGAATCTAACGACACTAAAATCATTGTTTTTGGCAAGCTCCCTAGGGTTAAGATCCCGATAGGGTTCAATCAAACTTATAGCCCTGATTTTGGGTATGTGGTTGAAAACAACGATAAAAAAGTGTTGTTAGTGGTAGAAACTAAGGGGGTTGAAAATGAAAGCGAATTGCGCGAAGAAGAGTGGCGGAAAATTTCAACCGCTAAGAAATTTTTTGAAGCTTTAAAAAAGCAAGGCGTGAACATTGAATACAAAACCAAGTTGAATAAAGATCAATTAAGCACGTTGATCAATGAGGTTTTAAATCGTAAAGATTAGAGTTATTTTAATGTTTCACATGGAACAATTTTAAAGAAAAGCGTTTTATTTAAAATTCATGCCGCTTTTGTTATAATCGTCTTTATCCCATTTCAAAGCATTGAAAAGCATTACACTTATAAAAGCGTGGCATTTAAAAACGCTTTTATAAACAACGATAAACTTTTAAAGCATGTGTTTTTAAGCGATGTAAGGAATTAACATGGATTATAAAAAATTAGATTTACCCAACACAAACTACCCAAATAAAGAGCAACTGAAAGCTTTTGAAACCGCTTTTGACGCCTTTTTAGAAACCAACCCACAAGAAAATGAAAATCACCAAAACGACGCTTTTAATGATTTATTGAAAGGTGTTTTTAAATACAAGGTTAAGCCCACCAAAAGAATAGACAGCGCTATTCTTAATGAAAATAACGAAGTGGAAGTGATCATTGAATTTAAAGCCCTTAAAAACCCCAACGAATTTATTAAAAAGGGTGATTTGAATGTTAAAGCCTTGCATGAAAGCCTTTTCTATTATCTCATAGAAAGAAAAAATGGTAATAATAACCTTAAGCATCTTATCTTAGCCACTATTAAAGAGCTTTATATCATTGATGCGAACGAATTTGAGGTTTTTAATAGAGATAAAGAAATTGAAAACGCCTTTAAAGATTGCTACGATAGAAAGGGTAATGATACAAGCACAAAAGCGTTTTATGATGTTTGCCAAAAGCGCCTTAATGAACTTGATCATTCTTTGAAATACCACTATATCCCTCTCAAAAAAGAAAATTTAGCCCTAATCTATCAAGTCCTAAGCCCTAATTTTTTGCTCAAAATTCCAAAATATTCTGACGCTAACACGCTTAACAAAGATTTTTATGAAGAATTGCTTTACATTTTAGGGTTAGAAGAGCAAAATGACAAAGGGAAAATTTTAATCAAGCCTAGCCGCACCAAAAATTCCCTAAGCGATGCTTTAAGAGAGAAATACAAAAATTTAGACGATGAAGAAGTCATGGCGTTACTCATCGCTTGGAATAACCGCATCTTGTTTTTACGGCTTTTAGAAAGCCTTTTAATTTCTTTCAAGCATTTTGAAAAACCTTTCTTAACCACAGAACACTTTAACGATTTCAACGACCTAAACACCCTCTTTTTTGAAGTCCTAGCCAAGAAAAATAACGAGCGTTTCAAAGAAATTAAAGAAGACAAGATTTTAGAAAAAATCCCTTATTTGAATTCCAGTTTGTTTGATGAAACGCCTTTGGAATTAAAGGTGTATGAAATCAAACTTTTAGACAATAAAAAGCTAGAAATCTATAAAAATTCCGTTCTCAAAAAACATGAAGATTATCAAAAAGAAAAAGATTTGCCCTTGCTGGAATACCTTTTTGCATTTTTGCGCGTTTATGATTTCACCACCACCCCTAAAGACATTAAAGATAATACAAATACCAGCGAAAGCCGTTTGATCAACCCTGCCGTTTTAGGGCTTGTTTTTGAAAAACTCAACGGCTATAAAGAGGGAGCTTTTTATACCCCAAGCTTCATTACAAGCTACATGTGCAAAGAGAGTATCAGCCAAATTGTGTTGGATAAATTCAATCAAAAATACAATATAGAGTGTGAAAAATTAGAAGAATTAAAAAATTATCTCAAAAATGATAGCTATAAAGAGGATAAACGCAAAGAATATCTGCAATTCCTTCTCACTTTACGCATTTGCGATCCGGCGGTGGGGAGCGGGCATTTCTTGGTTTCTGCGCTCAATGAAATGGTGTGGATTGCTTACAAGCTAGGGCTTATTGCTTCCTTGCATCGCTACGATCTTAAATTAGAAAACGATGAAATCATCATTCACTACACGCCAACGGGTGAAATCTTTAACTACACCAAACCGCATAGCGAAAACGACCCCCACCACCAAATCCAAAAAGAACTTTTTGAGCTTAAAAAAGACATCATTGAAAACTGCCTTTTTGGCGTGGATATTAACCCCAATTCTTGCGAAATCACCAAGCTCAGGCTATGGATAGAGCTTTTAAAATACAGCTATTACATTTTTAAAGAGGGTAAGAACACTAATGCGCTTGAAACCCTCCCCAACATTGATATTAACATCAAGTGCGCTAACAGCTTGATCTCACGCTTTAATTTGAATGATGATCTCAAAAAGATCCCCAATATCAAGAAAAAAATCCAAGAATATAAAGATCTAGTCGCCCAATACAAAGACCCAAACCCTTTCTATCCCTTAAATAAGCAAGATCTTATCAACAAAATCCAAGACTTAAAAAACACTTTTTCCCTCACACTCAAAGACCCTAAAACCAAAGCAGAGCTTGAAAAGGCTATTGAAAAACACATCAAAAAATACAATTTCTTTGCCCTAGACGATAAGAGTTTGCTAGATGGGTTAAATTACTTTATCCTAAGCCTTTTTGGCACGCTTAAACTAAGCCACAAAGAAGAGGAAGAGGCTTTTGCTTCTTATGGGCGTATTAGAGCTTTAAGAAAAAAGCTTGATGATGCCTTAAGTGGTGGAGAGTATCAAAATGCGTTTGAATGGCGCTTTGAATTCCCTGAAGTTTTAAATGATGAGGGGGATTTTTTAGGCTTTGATTGCATCATTGGCAACCCGCCTTATATCCGCCAAGAACACATCAAAGACATAAAGCCTTTATTAGAAAAGCAATACCAAGATTTCTACAACAGCACCGCTGACCTTTACACCTACTTTTTTGCCCTATCTTACAATCTTTTAAAAGAAAAGGGGTTTAACGCTTTCATCACTTCCAACAAATACGCGCGCGCCAAATACGGCGCTAAATTAAGAGAATTGCTACTCAAAAAAAACCACTATTGTCAGTTACATGGAATTGAACGCCTTAAAAGTCTTTGAGAGTGCCACCGTGGATACCAGTATTGTGAGTTTCATCAAACAGCCACCCCCCAAAGAGAGCGTTTTTAAATATTACGAACCCACCCCAAACGATGGAAACGATTTGAAAAGCGCCCATTCTCTACCCATGAGACAAAACGCGCTTTCAACAGAAAGCTTTATTTTTGCCAACCCCACGCTTTTAGATTTGAGGGACAAAATAGAGAGTATCGGCACCCCGCTTAAAGACTGGGACATTCAAATCTATCGTGGCATTTTAACCGGTTGTAACGAAGCCTTTATCATTCCCACTGAAAAAAGAGACGCCATTTTGAACGCTTGCAAGACGCAAGAAGAAAGGGAGCGCACAGAAGTGCTTATTAAGCCCATTTTGAGAGGGAAAGACATTAAAAGGTATTCTTATGAGTGGGCGGATTTGTGGGTTATCAACACCCATAACGGCTACACTTCTGCCCTCAAATCTAAAATCCCTCCCATTGATATAGAAAAAACCCCCGCAACAAAAGCGCATTTAGACTCTTATTATGATATTATTGCCACACGATGCGATCAAGGAGACACCCCCTATCACTTAAGGAATTGCGCGTATTTAGAGGATTTTGAAAAAGAGAAAATTGTGTATCCAGAGACTTCACAGGGGGCGTATTTTAAATATGAAAACAGTGGAATATTTTTAGAAAAAACTGCATTTATGATTGTTAGTGATGCTCATAATCTTAAGCTTTTGACTGCTTTACTCAATTCTAAACTGATTACATTCTATTTTAAAAATTTTTGCGGAGGTTGTATTTTAGGCAAAAGTGGTTATCAATACAATAAGCATGCTTTAGAAAAAATACCCATTCCTAAAATCACGCCGCAAAACCAAGAATTAGCCCGTAAAATCACCGATGGCGCAGAGCAAATCCTAGCGCTAAAAGAAAAAGACCCTAAAGCCAACACCTTAGAATCAGAAAAAGAAATTGACGCCTTAGTCTATCAGCTCTATAATCTCACCGATGAAGAAATTAAGATCATTGAAGACGGGCAGTGAATAAAAAGCGCTTTACCTTAAAGGAAACCCCTTAAATAGGGGAAACCTTTGGCTTAATGGGTTTTTTTAACAACGATTTTAACCCTATACTTAAAAAAAGGTATTTTTAAGTATAATACAACCAAAGGCTTTTTACCATGTTTTTTGGACATAGTAATCCTTTGAAGGTAATTTACCCCCTAATCTCTAGCAAAAAAACTAGGGGGTGAGCATGATTTTATCCTAATCTTACAAAAACGATTTTGATAAAAGCTACAAACCGCTGATTTAAAATTGCATCAAAAAACTTTCTTCCAAATTTTTGAAATTTAGTTAAAAGCTTTTTAGAGATTGGATTTTAGACACCCTTAACTCTTAAACAAAGACTCTAAAGCTTCTACCCCCACTTTTGGCGTTTCTTTTTCGCTTTCATTTTCTGCGTTTTCTTTGACGCTAGGAATGGTTTCAAACTCTATGTGATAGCCTGTAAGCATGGACGCTAAACACACATTCACCCCGCCTTTACCGATAGCCTTAGATTTTTCAATGTCTAACAAGCGCACTTTAGCCTTTTGCAAATGGTTATTGACAATAAAACGCTCTTGAATGGACTCTTTTTCTTCAGTGCTCAATTCTTCTATAGGGATTTTTTTAATTTCAACGCTTAAAATTTTGGCTGGAGCGAGCGCGAGGGTGATGTAAATTTCAGGCACATTAGAATACTCTATGCAATCAATGTTTTCTTTATTCAATTCGTTACTGATCGCATTGATGCGCACGCCCTTAACCCCCACAGCCGCGCCTATGGGGTCAATCCTAGCGTTATGGGAAAAAAAGCTCACTTTCGCTCTGTTGCCTGGGATTCGCACGCAATGGATGATTTCAATTTCTTTATCTTTAATTTCAGGGACTTCTAATTCCAACAAGGCTTCAAGCATTTTAGGGGTGGTGCGGCTCAGCTCTAATAGTAAGCCTTTTTTCGTGCGTTTGACTTGCGTTAAAACCGCTTTAATGCTATCGCCCACTTTAAAACTCTCGCCCTTGATGCGATGGCGCATGGAAAGAACGCCCTGAAATTGCTGCTCAATCTCAATAAAGGTGTTTTGATTGTGATCCACTAAAATCACTTGCCCCATTAAAACGCTGTTAAGACGCTTTTGAAACGCTTCAAAGTGGCTGTCTTCTAACGCTTTTTCTAACTGGTATTGCAAATCTTTAAAAAGGCGGTTGATCGCTCCTTGCTTCATGCTCTCCAAACTCAAGCTGTAAGACAATTCGTCTTTAATCTTAACGCTTGGATCCATTTCTTTGGCTTTAGACAAGCTGATGTATTTAGAAGGGTCGTTAATCAATCTTTCATCATCATCTTCTAAAACTTCTACCAACTGGATAAGCTGGAACTGCTTGTTCTCTTCAACCACCAAGTAGCGTGCTAGGGGGTCTAACTCGTTTTGCGCCATTTTTAACAAACAGCCTTGAATCACTTTTGAAATCATCTCTTTAGGCAAATTTTTTTCATACGCAATGCATTCTATAAGATCGCTGATTTTTTCCATTCTTAAGTTCCTTTAAATTGATGTTCTATCGTTCTCTATCATTCTCTATCGTTTTGTGGGGGATATGGTGCGTTTAAAAGAAATTTTATTATAGCGAATTTTTAAGCTTTATTAAGGATTTCTTCTAAAACCAGAGCGATTTTTTCAAAATCTTTCTCATTCAAGCTAAAGACTTCAAAGCACACAAATTCGCATGAAATTCTTGTAATAACGCCTTTTTGGAAAAGCTTTAAATAAAGTTTCTCACCATTTAAAGCGTGGGTGTTTTTAGGCTGGATTTTCACGCAAAAGGATTCTAATTCCCTACCAAACAAATTCCCTATTTTAGAAAAGCTAGAGGCTATGCTCACGTTCAATTCTAAAGGCTTTAAAAGGGCGTAGAGTTTCAAGGCTTTTTGTAATAATGCGTCTTTAGTTTGGTTTAATAACGCGCAAATTGTGATTTCTTCTTGATGATTCACCCATGCTTTTAGGCTGCAAAAAAGCAAGGTGAGCGTGATCTTATCCGCTCTCAAGGCTCTATAAAGGGGGTGGTTTTTTAACATTTCAACCCGTTCTTTTTGCCCCATAATAATGCCGGCTTGAACGCTGTTAAAGCATTTATCCGTGCTAAAGCTTAAAAGCGATGGTTTTAGAGCTAAAATTTCTTCTAAAGCCGTTCTATTTAATAAATCCACATCCCCTAAATTGTAATAATCAATCAAACCATGCTCTTTAGCCAGGGCTTGCAAATCTTTAAAAGGCGTGTCTTTTTGAAAAGCGGGGTTGTGGGTTTTAAAGAGCATTTTGCTGTTTTCATTCAAGGCTAAGCGGTAATCCCTTAAATAAGCGCGATTAATATTCCCCACTAAATGCAACCTAGCCCCACTACTTAATAAAATATCTTTAAGGTTAAAATTCCCCCCCACTAATTCGCCATACGAAACAATGATTTCTTTTTCTTGCGCTAAAGTGTTGGCGATGAGGAATATCGCGCTGGTGTTGTTATTCACAATCAAAATTTCTTCAGTGTTAAAACACGCTTTAAAAAGCTTTTTTAAAGGGGTTAAGCGGTTCTTTTTTTTAGCGGTGTTTAAATCGCATTCTAAATCAATGGGATGGGTTAAAACTTCTTTTAAATAAGGTTCAATTCTTTCATAAAATGGCGCACTAAAAAATGATCGCCCATGGTTTTCATCAAAAACGCTCGCACTCGCATTGATGATTTTTTGATAAGGATTTTTCAAAAGATCCGGGGTTATTGGGAGCGTTTCTTCAGCCATAATGAGCGCGTTTGATTCCTTTTTTAAGTTAAAATAAAGCGTTATCTTAAACTAAACTCGCTAAATTTTGGATAAAACTACTTTTTTAAAATCCTTAAGAGCGTCTTAACGAGTTTATTGAGCGAGCGGAACTTTTTCCATAGAGTTTGGCGGTTTCTATAGGGCTTTTTCATGTTTGTTTCCATGTTTTAAATTCAAAAAGAAACCCTAGGATTTCTTTCATTTTAGAACTGATAGGATACCTCAAAACGCGCGTTAAATCCAGGAGCAGGGAGCGCCATGCGTTTATCTTTAGGGATCATATCGCTCGCTGGAGCGTCCGCACTCGCTTGCCACACCGAAGCTTGGCTGATATATTGCTTGTTTAAGATGTTGTTAAACACGGCTGAAATCCTTAAACCCTGCCACCTTTTAGAAGGCGGAGTCCAGTTGATAAAGACATTATGCACGCCATACCCGGGTTTATGGATTCTCATCAAGCCGTATTGCGGGTAATAGATAGAATAGCCCTCATAGAACATGTTGGTTACAAAGCGTGAGAGCCAGGTTAAAGTAAGCCCCCATCTGTGGATATTGTAATCGGCTTTTAGGATAAACACATTCCCAGTCGTTGCAGCTAAAGCGTAAGTGTCCGCTAATAAATGCCCTCTAGCCGTTGGCCAAGAGCGAGCCACTGAGAAAGTCCCTACGAAATTTTTATATTGCACATTCCCTGAAACTTCATAACCATAGATATTAATGGTTTCGGGTAAATTCCCTGACATGTTTTTTGCGGTCGCATTACCCCCTCCATTTTTAGAAGTGTCTTG
It encodes:
- a CDS encoding type III restriction-modification system endonuclease; this encodes MKIKFKRLDYQEKCLNQILGVFKGIYLREPENDAQRIFNPVFEIGELKDLLLENIQNLRSKQKITQGSVGIDKSLNCDILMETGTGKTFCFLECVYALHKNYHLSKFIVLVPSNAIKLGVLKSIEITREFFKSEYSNTHLESYEDVERFILASNHKCCVLVMTFSAFNKEKNTINQSCLENTNLFNGAKSYMQALASMRPVVIMDEPHRFLGDKTKKYLEQLNALITLRFGATFKDDYNNLIYALDSKKAFDCALVKSISVASVGESQEYFLELKEVSKKQNEYEATISYTNLENKTKSVKVKKHDNLGALTQIGALEDYIVENITKTEVRFLNGFNLLLDQKEPFSHLLEGEQEMMLKEAIKSHFEREEGLFKKGIKALFMVFISGVNSYLSENEKPAKLALLFEKLYQQKLEEVLKKENLDDNYRAYLERTKDAIYKVHGGYFAKSKKESDEAQVIALILKEKEKLLSFESDLRFIFSQWALQEGWDNPNVMTICKLAPSHSNITKLQQIGRGLRLAVNDKGERITKEHADFDFVNELVVIVPQVEGDFVGAIQQEISEHSLIKQVFSGEELEKSGIVKKGYYGALLETLEGFGFGEKTDDENFKLTLNQNEFLEKEPELEKLKDEKYLDLEKLKDFLKNRLVGHFRVRSKNERKSEKIKINKENFKKFETLWEGLNHQARIAYAIDSESLIDEIVKKIDSSFNVKSKIVSVTTHKKVETMGNNAKTEIFEQKSACVWSLHEFISALSNKVKLSFKSVAKVLEKIDENKFELIKKNEQESLKRLEELFLEIIYQNIKDKISYQMRETTIKNRKNDAFYDEKGEIREFLDGGLVGDKYEIKNSSAQEKCLYENFMQVESEIEKDTIEESNDTKIIVFGKLPRVKIPIGFNQTYSPDFGYVVENNDKKVLLVVETKGVENESELREEEWRKISTAKKFFEALKKQGVNIEYKTKLNKDQLSTLINEVLNRKD
- a CDS encoding DUF7149 domain-containing protein, yielding MDYKKLDLPNTNYPNKEQLKAFETAFDAFLETNPQENENHQNDAFNDLLKGVFKYKVKPTKRIDSAILNENNEVEVIIEFKALKNPNEFIKKGDLNVKALHESLFYYLIERKNGNNNLKHLILATIKELYIIDANEFEVFNRDKEIENAFKDCYDRKGNDTSTKAFYDVCQKRLNELDHSLKYHYIPLKKENLALIYQVLSPNFLLKIPKYSDANTLNKDFYEELLYILGLEEQNDKGKILIKPSRTKNSLSDALREKYKNLDDEEVMALLIAWNNRILFLRLLESLLISFKHFEKPFLTTEHFNDFNDLNTLFFEVLAKKNNERFKEIKEDKILEKIPYLNSSLFDETPLELKVYEIKLLDNKKLEIYKNSVLKKHEDYQKEKDLPLLEYLFAFLRVYDFTTTPKDIKDNTNTSESRLINPAVLGLVFEKLNGYKEGAFYTPSFITSYMCKESISQIVLDKFNQKYNIECEKLEELKNYLKNDSYKEDKRKEYLQFLLTLRICDPAVGSGHFLVSALNEMVWIAYKLGLIASLHRYDLKLENDEIIIHYTPTGEIFNYTKPHSENDPHHQIQKELFELKKDIIENCLFGVDINPNSCEITKLRLWIELLKYSYYIFKEGKNTNALETLPNIDINIKCANSLISRFNLNDDLKKIPNIKKKIQEYKDLVAQYKDPNPFYPLNKQDLINKIQDLKNTFSLTLKDPKTKAELEKAIEKHIKKYNFFALDDKSLLDGLNYFILSLFGTLKLSHKEEEEAFASYGRIRALRKKLDDALSGGEYQNAFEWRFEFPEVLNDEGDFLGFDCIIGNPPYIRQEHIKDIKPLLEKQYQDFYNSTADLYTYFFALSYNLLKEKGFNAFITSNKYARAKYGAKLRELLLKKNHYCQLHGIERLKSL
- a CDS encoding TaqI-like C-terminal specificity domain-containing protein, whose translation is MRQNALSTESFIFANPTLLDLRDKIESIGTPLKDWDIQIYRGILTGCNEAFIIPTEKRDAILNACKTQEERERTEVLIKPILRGKDIKRYSYEWADLWVINTHNGYTSALKSKIPPIDIEKTPATKAHLDSYYDIIATRCDQGDTPYHLRNCAYLEDFEKEKIVYPETSQGAYFKYENSGIFLEKTAFMIVSDAHNLKLLTALLNSKLITFYFKNFCGGCILGKSGYQYNKHALEKIPIPKITPQNQELARKITDGAEQILALKEKDPKANTLESEKEIDALVYQLYNLTDEEIKIIEDGQ
- the nusA gene encoding transcription termination factor NusA; the protein is MEKISDLIECIAYEKNLPKEMISKVIQGCLLKMAQNELDPLARYLVVEENKQFQLIQLVEVLEDDDERLINDPSKYISLSKAKEMDPSVKIKDELSYSLSLESMKQGAINRLFKDLQYQLEKALEDSHFEAFQKRLNSVLMGQVILVDHNQNTFIEIEQQFQGVLSMRHRIKGESFKVGDSIKAVLTQVKRTKKGLLLELSRTTPKMLEALLELEVPEIKDKEIEIIHCVRIPGNRAKVSFFSHNARIDPIGAAVGVKGVRINAISNELNKENIDCIEYSNVPEIYITLALAPAKILSVEIKKIPIEELSTEEKESIQERFIVNNHLQKAKVRLLDIEKSKAIGKGGVNVCLASMLTGYHIEFETIPSVKENAENESEKETPKVGVEALESLFKS
- a CDS encoding aminotransferase class V-fold PLP-dependent enzyme encodes the protein MAEETLPITPDLLKNPYQKIINASASVFDENHGRSFFSAPFYERIEPYLKEVLTHPIDLECDLNTAKKKNRLTPLKKLFKACFNTEEILIVNNNTSAIFLIANTLAQEKEIIVSYGELVGGNFNLKDILLSSGARLHLVGNINRAYLRDYRLALNENSKMLFKTHNPAFQKDTPFKDLQALAKEHGLIDYYNLGDVDLLNRTALEEILALKPSLLSFSTDKCFNSVQAGIIMGQKERVEMLKNHPLYRALRADKITLTLLFCSLKAWVNHQEEITICALLNQTKDALLQKALKLYALLKPLELNVSIASSFSKIGNLFGRELESFCVKIQPKNTHALNGEKLYLKLFQKGVITRISCEFVCFEVFSLNEKDFEKIALVLEEILNKA